CGAGCAGGCCGCCGCCACCTTTACCGGTGAAGCGGTGCATTATCAGTACACCCGCTTCGGCAACCCGACGGTCGATGCGCTACAGCGTCGCCTCGCCGACCTTGAAGGTGCGGAAGCCTGCGTCTGCACCGCGACCGGCATGGGCGCTGTGTCCTCAGCACTTCTGGCGCAGGTGAAGGCCGGCGACCGCGTTGTCGCCTCTCGCGCCCTGTTCGGCTCCTGCCACTGGATCGTCGCCAATCTGCTGCCGCAATATGGCGTGGAAACCGTTTTTGTTGACGGTGGCGACCTCAAGACATGGGACGAAGCCTTCAGCAGGCCGACAGCCGCCGTGCTGCTCGAAAGCCCGTCCAACCCCATGCTCGATGTGCTGGATATCTCCGCCATTTCCGAGCGGGCGCACGCGGCCGGTGCGATCGTTATCGTCGATAACGTGTTCGCCTCACCCGTCTACCAGAAGCCTCTGGAACTGGGCGCTGACGTGGTGGTGTATTCCTGCACCAAGCATATCGACGGTCAGGGCCGCGTTCTCGGTGGAGCCATTCTGGGCCGCAAGGACTGGATCAATGACACGGTGCTGCCTTTCACACGCAACACGGGCAACGCTCTTTCACCGTTCAACGCCTGGGTCATGCTGAAAGGTCTCGAGACGCTCAATCTGCGCGTGGACGCCATGACCCGCAATGCCGCCGCCGTTGCTGACTGGCTCGCCAGCGCGCCGGGCATTGTCAGTGTGCGTTATCCGGGTCGCAGGGATCATCCGCAGCATGAACTGGCCGTGCGCCAGATGAGCGGCTTCGGTTCGCTGATCGCCTTCGAGGTTGCCGGCGGTCAGGAAGGAGCGTTCGCATTCCTCAATGCCCTGCGCATCGTTCTGATCTCGAACAACCTTGGGGACGCCCGTTCGCTGGCGACCCACCCGGCAACGA
The Acetobacter aceti genome window above contains:
- the metZ gene encoding O-succinylhomoserine sulfhydrylase; the encoded protein is MTDTSIKTTSPEVAATWRAATRLIHGEVERTPYGETSEALFLTSGFAYDSAEQAAATFTGEAVHYQYTRFGNPTVDALQRRLADLEGAEACVCTATGMGAVSSALLAQVKAGDRVVASRALFGSCHWIVANLLPQYGVETVFVDGGDLKTWDEAFSRPTAAVLLESPSNPMLDVLDISAISERAHAAGAIVIVDNVFASPVYQKPLELGADVVVYSCTKHIDGQGRVLGGAILGRKDWINDTVLPFTRNTGNALSPFNAWVMLKGLETLNLRVDAMTRNAAAVADWLASAPGIVSVRYPGRRDHPQHELAVRQMSGFGSLIAFEVAGGQEGAFAFLNALRIVLISNNLGDARSLATHPATTTHMKIGPEERARLGIADGAIRLSVGLEDSADLIDDLARGVAALKSRGFAH